Proteins encoded within one genomic window of Budorcas taxicolor isolate Tak-1 chromosome 12, Takin1.1, whole genome shotgun sequence:
- the LOC128057719 gene encoding LOW QUALITY PROTEIN: NADH dehydrogenase (ubiquinone) complex I, assembly factor 6-like (The sequence of the model RefSeq protein was modified relative to this genomic sequence to represent the inferred CDS: deleted 1 base in 1 codon), protein MAASTLGSAWGPLRLGVPGFCRRRPPRGLWAHARRLSEPVASGRSVAAGSGLGASGTDRYCLELLRKRDYEGYLCSLLLPAESRSSAFALRAFNVELAQAIKDTVSEKTIGLMRTQFWKKTVDDIYGDNPPHQPVAIELWKAVRRHNLTKRWLMKIIDEREKNLDDKAYRNIQELENYAENTQSSLLYLILEILGIKDLHADHAASHIGKAQGIVTCLRATPYHGSRRRVFLPMDICMLHGVSQEDFLRKSQDRNVRDVVYDVASQAHLHLKHARSFHRSVPVKAFPAFLQTVALEDYLKKIQQVDFDLFHPSLQRKNPLLPLSLYIQSWRKRY, encoded by the exons ATGGCGGCCTCCACTTTGGGCTCGGCATGGGGACCGCTGCGGCTCGGCGTCCCCGGCTTTTGTCGCCGCCGACCACCCCGGGGCCTGTGGGCGCACGCACGGCGGCTTTCGGAGCCCGTGGCGTCCGGGAGGAGCGTGGCCGCGGGTAGTGGACTTGGCGCTTCGGGAACTGACCGCTATTGCTTGGAGCTGCTGCGGAAACGAGATTATGAAGGCTATTTATGTTCCCTGTTACTCCCTGCCGAATCCAGAAGCTCTGCTTTTGCACTGAGAGCCTTCAATGTGGAACTGGCTCAGGCT ATTAAGGACACTGTCTCTGAGAAGACAATTGGACTGATGCGAACGCAGTTTTGGAAGAAAACTGTGGATGATATATATGGTGACAATCCACCACATCAGCCTGTGGCCATTGAACTGTGGAAGGCTGTCAGAAGACATAATCTGACTAAAAGATGGCTTATGAAAATcattgatgaaagagaaaaaaatttggaTGACAAAGCATATCGTAATATCCAGGAACTAGAAAATTATGCTGAAAATACACAGAGTTCTCTTCTTTACCTAATACTAGAAATATTGGGCATAAAGGACCTTCATGCAGACCATGCTGCCAGCCACATTGGGAAAGCACAAGGCATTGTCACTTGCTTGAGAGCCACACCCTATCACGGTAGCAGGAGAAGGGTGTTCCTTCCCATGGACATTTGTATGCTGCATGGTGTTTCACAAGAGGATTTTCTACGGAAGAGTCAAGATAGGAATGTGAGAGATGTGGTATATGATGTTGCCAGCCAGGCACACTTGCACCTAAAGCACGCTAGGTCCTTCCACAGAAGTGTTCCTGTGAAAGCATTTCCTGCTTTTCTTCAGACTGTTGCTCTGGAGgactatttaaagaaaattcaacAAGTGGATTTTGATCTATTCCACCCATCTTTACAGCGGAAGAATCCTTTGCTCCCGTTATCTTTGTATATTCAGTCATGGAGAAAAAGATACTGA